Proteins from one Acidiphilium multivorum AIU301 genomic window:
- a CDS encoding LysR family transcriptional regulator, translating to MDELARLRAFVRAAELGSFSGAAREARLPPSSVSRAIAALEAELGAALFNRSTRKLHLTEVGFAFLERARRVLAELDEARAVAADLNARPQGLLRLNVPSAFGRLHVMPFLPGFAAAWPDIRIDLTLSDSVVDIIDSGTDLAIRIGALEESRLIARKLAPHRRVLCAAPALLARHGPVATPDDLARLPHLLFALQPHDRWLLTDPGGHRHDMPLTGRLRLNDSEALLAAARAGLGAALLPFWVAGAALRAGELVRLLPDHQAMFWPGERFIWAVYPPKRVVPPKVRAFIDGFAAHLGAPPYWERDATPP from the coding sequence ATGGATGAACTCGCCCGCCTCCGCGCCTTCGTCCGCGCCGCCGAGCTCGGCAGCTTCTCCGGCGCCGCGCGCGAGGCCCGGCTGCCGCCCTCCTCGGTCTCGCGCGCCATCGCCGCCCTCGAGGCCGAGCTCGGCGCCGCGCTGTTCAACCGCTCGACCCGCAAGCTGCATCTCACCGAGGTCGGCTTCGCCTTTCTCGAACGCGCCCGCCGCGTGCTCGCCGAGCTCGACGAGGCCCGCGCCGTCGCCGCCGATCTCAACGCCCGGCCGCAGGGCCTGCTGCGCCTCAACGTCCCCTCCGCCTTCGGCCGGCTGCACGTCATGCCCTTCCTGCCCGGCTTCGCCGCCGCCTGGCCGGACATCCGCATCGACCTCACCCTGAGCGATTCGGTGGTCGACATCATCGATTCCGGCACCGATCTCGCCATCCGCATCGGCGCGCTGGAGGAAAGCCGGCTGATCGCCCGCAAGCTCGCGCCGCACCGCCGGGTCCTCTGCGCCGCCCCCGCCCTGCTCGCCCGGCACGGCCCGGTCGCCACGCCGGACGATCTCGCCCGCCTGCCGCACCTCCTTTTCGCGCTGCAGCCGCACGACCGTTGGCTGCTGACCGATCCGGGCGGACACCGGCACGACATGCCCCTCACCGGCCGCCTCCGCCTGAACGACAGCGAGGCCCTGCTCGCCGCCGCCCGCGCCGGGCTCGGCGCGGCGCTGCTGCCCTTCTGGGTCGCCGGCGCCGCGCTGCGCGCCGGCGAGCTGGTCCGCCTACTGCCCGACCACCAGGCGATGTTCTGGCCCGGCGAGCGCTTCATCTGGGCGGTCTACCCGCCCAAGCGCGTGGTCCCGCCCAAGGTCCGCGCCTTCATCGACGGCTTCGCCGCCCATCTCGGCGCCCCGCCCTACTGGGAGCGCGACGCGACGCCACCCTGA